Proteins found in one Salvia splendens isolate huo1 chromosome 10, SspV2, whole genome shotgun sequence genomic segment:
- the LOC121750202 gene encoding ABC transporter G family member 8-like: MDPPPPPTYTLTATSISYSKSPSPFLFKPCSSSPPTTILSNVSLSAHPSQILAIVGPSGAGKSTLLDILSARTSPSSGSLLLNSLPIIPSSFRKLSAYVPQHDACLPLLTVAETFAFSAALLNPHSPSAVVSDLLRDLFLSHLSHVRLAHGLSGGERRRVSIGLSLLHDPAVLLLDEPTSGLDSASALSVMQTLRSVTDTRRRTVVLSIHQPSFKILSTIDRFLLLRSGAVLHHGTISSLESFLLSRGFSVPPQLNPLEFAMEILTDLQPSEKPEQEPENSPHSTVPLPIEHKIRSGSSRIHEIALLYLRFWKIIYRTKQLLVTNTLQALGVGIVLGTVYINIGLDKSGIEKRLGLFAFTLTFLLSSTTETLPIFINERPILLREASSGVYRLSSYLIANTLVFIPYLLAIAAVYSASVYFLVGLCLTWQAFAFFVLVIWTIILMANSFVLFLSSVAPNYIAGTSLLTLLLAGFFLFSGYFISSDRLPKFWAFMHFLSMYKYALDALLINEYSCLATTCLIWYDEGSKTCMINGGDFLEKRGLDEGQRWRNVYVMIGFFVVYRILCLMVLIRRVSRSKK, translated from the coding sequence atggatcctcctcctcctccaaccTACACCCTCACCGCCACCTCCATCTCCTACTCCAAATCCCCCTCCCCCTTCCTCTTCAAGCCCTGCTCCTCCTCCCCCCCTACCACCATCCTCTCCAACGTCTCCCTCTCCGCCCATCCCTCCCAAATCCTCGCCATCGTCGGCCCCAGCGGCGCCGGCAAATCCACCCTCCTCGACATCCTCTCCGCCCGCACCTCCCCTTCCTCCGGCTCCCTCCTCCTCAATTCCCTCCCCATCATCCCCTCCTCCTTCCGCAAGCTCTCCGCCTACGTCCCCCAGCACGACGCCTGCCTCCCCCTCCTCACCGTCGCCGAGACCTTCGCCTTCTCCGCTGCCCTCCTCAACCCCCATTCCCCCTCCGCCGTCGTCTCCGACCTCCTCCGCGACCTCTTCCTCTCCCACCTCTCCCACGTCCGCCTCGCCCATGGCCTCTCCGGCGGCGAGCGCCGCCGCGTCTCCATCGGCCTGAGCCTGCTGCACGACCCCGCCGTCCTCCTCCTCGACGAGCCGACCTCCGGCCTCGACAGCGCCTCCGCCCTCTCCGTTATGCAGACGCTCCGGTCCGTCACCGACACGCGCCGCCGCACCGTCGTCCTCTCCATCCACCAGCCTAGCTTCAAAATCCTCTCCACCATCGACCGATTCCTCCTCCTCCGCAGCGGCGCCGTCCTCCACCACGGCACGATTTCCTCCCTCGAATCCTTCCTCCTCTCCCGCGGCTTCTCCGTCCCCCCGCAGCTCAATCCCCTCGAATTCGCCATGGAAATCCTCACAGACCTCCAACCATCGGAAAAACCAGAGCAGGAGCCGGAAAATTCACCTCATTCCACCGTTCCGCTTCCAATTGAACACAAAATCAGATCTGGAAGCTCGAGAATCCACGAAATCGCACTCCTATACCTCCGATTCTGGAAAATCATTTACAGAACGAAGCAATTGCTCGTCACCAACACACTGCAAGCCCTAGGAGTCGGAATCGTGCTCGGCACGGTCTACATCAACATCGGACTAGACAAATCGGGTATCGAGAAGCGATTAGGTCTCTTCGCGTTCACACTCACCTTCCTCCTCTCCTCCACCACCGAAACCCTCCCGATCTTCATCAACGAGCGCCCAATCCTCCTCCGAGAAGCCTCCAGCGGCGTCTACCGCCTCTCCTCCTACCTAATCGCCAACACGCTCGTCTTCATCCCCTACCTCCTCGCCATCGCCGCCGTCTACTCCGCCTCCGTGTACTTCCTAGTCGGCCTCTGCCTCACCTGGCAGGCCTTCGCCTTCTTCGTCTTAGTCATCTGGACCATCATACTAATGGCCAACTCCTTCGTCCTCTTCCTCAGCTCCGTGGCGCCTAATTACATCGCGGGGACGTCGCTGCTGACGCTGCTCCTCGCCGGATTCTTCCTCTTCTCCGGCTACTTCATCTCCAGCGACCGCCTGCCAAAATTCTGGGCGTTTATGCATTTCCTGTCCATGTATAAGTACGCGCTCGACGCGCTGCTGATCAACGAGTACTCGTGCCTCGCGACGACGTGCTTGATCTGGTACGACGAAGGGAGCAAGACGTGCATGATCAACGGCGGGGATTTCCTGGAGAAGAGAGGGCTCGATGAGGGGCAGCGGTGGCGGAATGTGTACGTTATGATCGGATTCTTCGTGGTTTATCGAATTCTCTGCTTGATGGTTTTGATCAGAAGGGTTTCCAGATCCAAGAAATGA